From one Candidatus Thioglobus sp. NP1 genomic stretch:
- the ispG gene encoding flavodoxin-dependent (E)-4-hydroxy-3-methylbut-2-enyl-diphosphate synthase, with translation MKQTHKIKRRVSRQIFVGDVAIGGGAPISVQSMTNTDTCDVESTVSQILSLENAGADLVRVSIPTMEAAEAFKKIKKNVNVPLITDIHFDYKIALKVAKYGADCLRINPGNIGKEDRIKEVVAAAKDNGIPIRVGVNAGSLEKDLQKKYTEPTPEAMVESAFRHIDILDKLDFNNYKVSLKASEVFMTVFAYQQLASQIENPLHLGITEAGSFRSGAVKSSIGMGILLSEGIGDTIRVSLASDPVDEIKVGFDILKSLNLRKKGVNLIACPSCSRQKFDVISVVNELESRLEDITDPIDVAVIGCVVNGPGEAKEVSVGVTGGSPNLLYIDGKTHSKVDNKALVDTLEANIRRRIPISNV, from the coding sequence ATGAAACAAACACACAAAATTAAAAGAAGAGTTTCTCGGCAGATATTTGTAGGCGACGTAGCTATTGGTGGTGGCGCACCAATTAGTGTTCAAAGTATGACAAATACAGATACTTGTGATGTTGAATCTACAGTTTCTCAAATACTCTCTCTTGAGAATGCAGGAGCTGATTTGGTCAGGGTTTCAATACCAACTATGGAGGCTGCTGAAGCTTTCAAAAAAATTAAAAAAAATGTTAATGTTCCATTAATTACCGATATTCATTTTGATTATAAGATTGCTTTAAAGGTAGCTAAATATGGAGCAGATTGCTTACGTATTAATCCAGGAAATATTGGTAAAGAAGATAGAATTAAAGAGGTTGTTGCTGCAGCAAAAGATAATGGAATACCAATTCGTGTTGGCGTTAATGCTGGTTCCTTAGAAAAAGATTTACAAAAAAAATATACTGAGCCCACCCCAGAGGCTATGGTGGAGTCTGCTTTTAGGCATATTGATATACTTGATAAACTGGATTTTAATAACTATAAGGTCTCCCTTAAAGCTTCTGAGGTTTTCATGACAGTATTTGCATATCAACAATTAGCTTCACAGATTGAGAATCCTCTGCATTTAGGTATAACTGAAGCTGGATCATTTCGTTCTGGGGCAGTTAAATCATCAATTGGAATGGGGATTTTATTAAGCGAAGGTATTGGAGACACTATTAGGGTCTCGCTTGCTTCAGATCCAGTTGATGAAATAAAGGTTGGCTTTGATATCTTAAAATCACTCAATTTAAGAAAAAAAGGTGTTAATTTAATTGCATGCCCATCGTGCTCAAGACAAAAATTTGATGTTATTTCAGTAGTAAATGAGCTTGAGTCACGCTTAGAGGACATTACTGATCCAATTGATGTAGCTGTCATTGGTTGCGTTGTTAATGGGCCTGGTGAGGCTAAAGAGGTTAGTGTTGGAGTAACTGGCGGTTCACCAAATTTACTATATATTGATGGAAAAACTCACAGTAAGGTTGATAATAAAGCCTTAGTTGACACACTTGAGGCTAATATAAGAAGGCGCATCCCTATTTCCAATGTTTAA
- the ndk gene encoding nucleoside-diphosphate kinase, whose protein sequence is MERTLSIIKPDAVAKNVIGEIYSRFENAGFKILASKMIHLDKDMAGGFYAVHQDRPFFNDLMSFMTSGPVMIQVLEGENAVSKHREIMGATNPKEADSGTIRADFAESLDENAVHGSDSQENAAIEIAYFFGEDGVCPRTR, encoded by the coding sequence ATGGAACGAACTTTATCAATAATTAAGCCAGACGCAGTAGCTAAGAATGTAATTGGTGAAATATATTCACGCTTTGAAAATGCTGGTTTTAAAATTCTTGCATCCAAAATGATTCATTTGGATAAGGACATGGCTGGAGGCTTTTATGCTGTGCATCAAGATAGACCTTTTTTTAATGATTTAATGAGTTTTATGACATCTGGGCCAGTAATGATTCAGGTACTTGAAGGTGAGAATGCAGTTTCTAAGCATCGTGAAATAATGGGTGCTACTAATCCAAAAGAAGCTGATTCTGGAACTATTAGAGCTGATTTTGCAGAATCTTTAGATGAGAATGCTGTCCATGGTTCAGACTCTCAAGAAAATGCTGCTATTGAAATAGCTTACTTCTTTGGTGAAGATGGTGTTTGCCCAAGAACTAGATAA
- the rlmN gene encoding 23S rRNA (adenine(2503)-C(2))-methyltransferase RlmN, with protein MLEKQNLLGLTQEQFKKFFSDLDEKPFRTKQIMQWIYHQGASNFDDMHNFSKDLRQKLRAIASLELPEVVSINNSKDGVIKWVIKLGEENHIETVYIPQKDRGTLCISSQVGCALACTFCSTGYQGFNRNLKSYEIIAQVLIAQNHLKESKKRISNVVFMGMGEPLLNESPVYDACELLLDDWAFGLSRRRVTVSSSGIVPALLRMSDKVPVSLAISLHASNDELRDVLVPINQKYPIKELMKACHYYLNAGTQERHVLFEYVMLEGVNDSVEHARSLSKLLNYWFKGESAKVNLIPFNPFPETKYQTSKESTIDKFQDVLFRSGIRTTTRRTRGDDVDAACGQLAGKVLDKSRRNAGRNQLLS; from the coding sequence ATGTTAGAAAAACAAAACTTATTAGGTCTTACACAAGAACAGTTTAAAAAGTTTTTTTCTGACTTAGACGAAAAACCATTTCGTACAAAGCAAATTATGCAATGGATATATCATCAAGGTGCAAGTAATTTTGATGATATGCATAACTTTTCAAAGGATTTGAGACAAAAACTTAGAGCAATAGCATCATTAGAATTGCCAGAGGTTGTCTCCATAAATAACTCAAAAGATGGCGTTATCAAGTGGGTAATTAAGCTAGGTGAAGAAAATCATATTGAAACAGTTTATATTCCTCAAAAAGACAGAGGGACATTGTGTATTTCTTCTCAGGTTGGCTGCGCACTTGCTTGCACTTTTTGTTCGACTGGATATCAAGGTTTTAACCGAAATTTAAAGTCGTATGAAATTATTGCACAAGTATTAATTGCTCAGAATCACCTAAAAGAATCAAAAAAACGTATTTCTAATGTTGTATTTATGGGAATGGGCGAACCTTTACTTAATGAAAGCCCAGTATATGATGCTTGTGAGCTTTTATTAGATGATTGGGCCTTTGGACTATCTAGGAGGCGAGTGACTGTTTCATCTTCAGGTATCGTTCCCGCATTATTGAGAATGTCAGACAAGGTCCCAGTTAGTCTGGCTATTTCTTTGCATGCTTCTAATGATGAATTAAGAGATGTCCTTGTTCCAATTAATCAAAAATATCCAATTAAAGAGCTAATGAAGGCTTGTCATTATTATTTAAATGCTGGGACTCAAGAGAGACATGTATTGTTTGAATATGTTATGCTTGAAGGAGTTAATGATTCTGTTGAGCATGCTCGATCTCTTTCAAAACTGCTAAATTATTGGTTTAAAGGCGAATCAGCTAAGGTAAATTTAATCCCCTTTAATCCATTTCCAGAAACCAAATATCAGACTTCAAAAGAGAGTACTATTGATAAATTCCAAGATGTTTTATTTCGTTCTGGAATCAGAACGACAACAAGGCGAACTAGGGGTGATGATGTTGATGCAGCCTGTGGTCAACTTGCTGGAAAAGTACTAGATAAGAGTAGACGAAATGCTGGACGGAATCAATTACTATCCTAG